aattgatcctgccacggctacattacagcttttcgttcaaaacattcagtcgtgtttttttaatagcgggtgataatcgcaccaaaacgtattaataggtaagtgaattaaaacagcgcaaacttttctgtaacagtagtagtgctgtgcgttatttgtttaaccctttaaggttacgtgctgactgactgacacgagtcaaacacgacgtatagctctttcactttacttcaggacacattaataccgctctgtaggtcttaTGAATATTCCTAGcgtaataaatgttggagacattgTTACATAagcgcactaaatcgcacttcagcagtgtttatttgagcgCGTACAAAAAGATCTGCGCTTgatgagcagcgtatatttgagggggcgagcaagaaattttgtgcacgagcagaagaaatcggcgcgcaagcaaagaggtTCGCATACTCGTAGGCTATTACACAAATGCGATCTCCACTTACTgagctcacgacatttgtcattgaaataacgcttcaggtagttggtagatctatgtaaaaaaggcctgccgccacagctggaaaaaatcctagaggaaacactgcaatactgtgatactgtgatatttgtatccaaggttatcataccgtcagaatcttatactggcccatgcctatttagaggcgggaaccggcagacatgcaacaacgTTACTCattatgtaaacacaaaacaaaaaactccatctggagcttcttcacacgactcgacacttgtaaacactcgctccattgggCTTACGGCTCTCAGTGCCACGATCGTCACAACttccaagccaaccaatcacagagcttgtgctatgcatcattgtgacgtgtagttaatttttttttgaacCCCTCATCCCCCAACCAAATGTAGATTTCTTACCGACTTTGAATTTAcacaaaaatgctttaaattattacatttacttGATAAATTTGGACTAAATGTTATCAGTAATGTATGGTATAAAagtgttttactcaaacacacacaaatatatatatatgtattgtaaaGTTGCAAGTTGACAGAATCTTAACTGAATGTATCAGTCGGCCTCAGCAACTCTCCACTTACGCTTTGACTCTGTACaaatacaccaccaccatcaaTGGACAGACTATTCTAGTTGGTGAGTAATTGGTATATTGTACGATTGTGTAGCTGTATTGCAATTTCTGCCTGTTTAGTGTTTTTGAGTCCATAAGTGTGTGTTGAAGCCGAGCTGTACATCACATGCCTATCTGCACCACAGATTTCTGGGATACCGCGGGACAGGAGCGTTTCCGAAGCATGCACCCGTCATACTACCATAAATCTCATGCATGTGTCATGGTAAGAGAAACCACTCAGATGTTAGTGTTTTAGTATTATTTGTACTCCATTTTGGTGTTTCTTAATGTAGTAAAACAggctttatttttatatgttcagTTTTCATTCTATATTAGCTGCATTTGAGTGCATTTGTTCACATTTTTATGTTCATTATTagctttcatatttttttaaaatcaataatatcaaataatactCCAGACAATTTTAATTCAGTTagatttaattcagtttttttatttattaatttattttaactttgtacAGACCATAACTTAATTTTGTTGTGTATAAATGCCATTTGATTTAAttgagaaaattattaaaatgtataaaatgtaattattggtttaaatgtctaattatttgtatgattgttttgttttgctaatcTATTGCCactaaaaaacacatacatagacacaaaCCTTCATGAATTCATGAGTACATTGAGTAAAAATTAAGATTGCTGGAGAGAATATTGCAGCTTTTTCTCTGTCTTTTTCAAACACAATTACTCCATGTTATTAAGCAAAATGAAGATTGCTGGAGagaataggttgttttcacatgacgtcattggtggtgtgcgaaattcagatggaggacaGGAAGTGATTCTTCGATATAGGattcgctatcagaacatcaaaatatttctgttttatgttgtttataattgtttaaatcggccaaaataagaaatgctgaaCAGCTTTTTGTaaacttccaaaagtttttgctcatgaAGGGGAGAAGagtcaagaaactggctgaaaatggaagaaaaggtggcctaaacattcattcaatacgtccatgtgtacaaactttttttgaacgtgataattcgtttgacagcgtcaataaagattatatacaagCATAGCTaggtgtataaatatgttaatgtgtcatataaaaatcagatacaaacaccaccacaatACAAAATCCAGcagaatataaataatgtaccctgccatgtaatcgctgcaatgcaatctctgtcttgttttgcaataatccaagtctttactggcgtttcggcagaataaacaactgTAACGTGAACATTGAGATGTGcagtttgttgatggtaagttcatcgacagaacaaaaaagaaatgcaacaatTGCGACAAAACTAGACAGTTATTATTGTGAAGCGTTTTTCcctcttacaaaaataaataaataatgtagacCATGCGTTTGATTGTTTCCTTCTGTTATATCGTGATGTCTGAAAGATATCCGCATGAGGAAAAACTAGTCATTTATAatgaacatgtttttgaaccgcatagtaaagtgtataatgtgtaaaaCTCTTTGTtgatgaatgctacagaatactgtagcttagtaaactgataaactgtaataaatactttaacGTTAGTGTAAACAGTGGTGTATTGTGATTATAGTGTAGAAAACTCAAGccaattgaataatttatttatcactacagttgtgttgtaccacagcaacaatataattactacggcAGTTTAATTCAaaatctatagtatgcttccaaacactatagtatttactatagtattttttatgtaacGTAATTCTACAGTATGTACTGCCTCGATGCCAGGCAAATATAccttagttcagtagaaaactcggccctcttcatgatataaggatcatgcccaacatatgtggttattttctatttatatctcctttgaaatatgatttaaatcacaaaaatagGGATCTTCCTTTGTCTCTCATTCAGTTTTtgacttcctgccctccatctgaatttcgcacatCACCAgcaccacgtgattgaaaacaacctatattgcagctttttttaaaactcattttacttgactgtcctgcttttaatatTGTCAGACgactttttaaatgaaatgaaccGTCTTAAGGATATATTTTTAGCAAAGTTACACCAGGAAAAATGTTATAAGTTTTATTATGTATTAGcgctaaaaatcttatttaatttaagtattcatttgtttgttgtttttaattgtacatttatttttgaaatgcTCTTGCCTTAAAAAATAGCATtagttgctgacatggcattaaataataataaaaaaaacattattattattatttttattaaacacaaaactgttTGATTAAACTATTTACAACGAATGATTTTCCtggaaaaacaaaaaagctatCAGACCTTTATTTCACTATTTCCAGGTGTTTGACGTGCAGAGGAAAATCACATATAAGAATCTCCCTGTCTGGTATAAAGAGCTGCGCGAGTACCGGCCTGAGATCCCGTGTCTGGTTGTGGCTAATAAGATTGATGGTAAACGTGGTTATACGAGAGATTAAAATTACAGAGCATTGTGGTTTGCATGTCTCttatcttttctttttcatgTGTTTTAAAGCTGACATGAAGGTCACGCAGAAGAGCTTTAACTTCGCTAAGAAACAAGGCCTGCCTTTCTACTTTGTATCTGCTGCTGATGGAACCAATGTGGTGAAGGTGAGGATGAAGATCAGGAttaaaatgcttaatttaaaaacGGATGACATGGACACTGAAAAGTGTGACGTGATGAGTTTGAATCAGCCTTGTGAATATAGTTTTGCTATATATTATCATATAGAAATTCCCAATAAAGGCAGCACAGTGATtggcacagttgcctcacagcaagaaggtcgctggttcgagtcccagctgggccagttggcatttctgtgtggagtttgcatgttctccctgtgttgccgtgaatttgctccgggttcccccacagtccaaagatatattAGGTAGTAAAATTGGcggtggtgtatgtgtgtgtgtgaatgtgagtgtatgggtgtttcccagtactgggttgtggctggaagggcatccgctgtgtaaaacatatgctggaatagttggaaatgaattaatgaatgaaaattaccAATACATTTGCACAGTAGCATTCAGAACGTTTGTATTAATATCAGTATTTTCCATACATGTCTTTCTTTCAAGTTGATGTTATCACATATCAccaattttaatgttttaaatatttaaaattttaaatattatacagttttcagtgtaaaaaagtaatttgtaaacTCTCAGAAATGCAGATGTTTGATCAGTAGTCTTTCTGCACGTTTATTTAGTTCACTTTAAGTTTTAGTTAGCACTTTTCGCAATAATCCTCGTTCCAAAGCAACTTTacaaaaaggtgcacattattacgacaattattttacatgacatttatagaCAGGATTTTTCATTTTCTCTACAAGAAAATGTACACAGTGTCTAACatcattgtaattattattattataacactaacacttatttttagattataaaattattatcaaTCAAATTATgaagataaataattaaaaatatgtaaaaaaatctgtacttgtataatagtaattttatattacgttaatattaataatagctttatttttttaaatattataaatgtaacatttaatatttataattaaaacagttctatttaataaagaaatatttgtaatataaaataaagcatCGTTCTTAATATAATTACACAGTGAAAATttttactcaatttttatttGCTTTCAGTTGTGAGCAGTTCCAGTGTtaaggatgtgacatttgcagtaaaaactcaaaacaaattcacagagaaagtctatgttcacattatattgaaacatctgtttatattttccaaaactactaaccacagagttatgggagcagaaaaatagcaatctgtaaacagcttttgtactttaaatgaggaaaataaacctgcgttatggatgtgaccaaaaaactATGCGAGTTTACGGCATagaacatactttgtagaaattctctGAATTAAACTGCAGGGCCCAAAAGAAAAATGCTAATCAAAAAGATAA
The window above is part of the Danio aesculapii chromosome 18, fDanAes4.1, whole genome shotgun sequence genome. Proteins encoded here:
- the rabl2 gene encoding RAB, member of RAS oncogene family-like 2, producing MDAGGNSDLDLDKYDSDEQVKIICLGDSAVGKSKLMERFLMDGYRPQQLSTYALTLYKYTTTINGQTILVDFWDTAGQERFRSMHPSYYHKSHACVMVFDVQRKITYKNLPVWYKELREYRPEIPCLVVANKIDADMKVTQKSFNFAKKQGLPFYFVSAADGTNVVKVFKDAIQMALSYKRNSSDFMDEVMRELENFDLENKEESSDKEEPLEEKPSSA